A genomic stretch from Campylobacter lari subsp. concheus includes:
- a CDS encoding ATP-binding protein: MKSLQFFYDNYPKFQKFDERKIQIQTHKNIIIKGGFASGKKNLILNFLSLYKAENILFIDCDDLKFQVSALVNLNSFLTYNPQIKFLALCNFTHDFDFASLKHLNLQIILSVCDSNFCLDQFEELHLDYLDFEEFLSLNKKYADTKTMVSYFLHTGRNVILNHNFNTNSSYLKSFYTPLELTILKQIALELGSEFSVNELLKTLKNSIKISKDTLYKSIEKLESNYTLYFVKNLEKNLKKVYFWDFSLKNSLSIQKDFSTLFENLILSELFKFKQKIFYTKHFDFYLPSLKNAFLCSPFKDKDLLSLKVKKILSKNQLTLSTIYIITLSQRDEFFVEGMRVMILPFDEWALGN, from the coding sequence ATGAAATCGCTACAATTTTTTTACGATAATTACCCAAAATTTCAAAAATTTGATGAAAGAAAAATTCAAATCCAAACCCATAAAAACATCATCATAAAAGGTGGTTTTGCAAGTGGTAAGAAAAATTTGATTTTAAATTTTTTGTCTTTATATAAAGCAGAAAATATACTTTTTATTGATTGTGATGATTTAAAATTTCAAGTAAGCGCTTTAGTAAATTTAAATTCGTTTTTAACTTATAATCCACAGATTAAATTTTTAGCACTTTGTAACTTTACTCATGATTTTGACTTTGCTAGTTTAAAACACCTTAATTTACAAATTATATTAAGTGTTTGTGATAGTAATTTTTGTTTAGATCAGTTTGAAGAACTTCATTTAGATTATTTAGATTTTGAAGAATTTTTAAGCCTGAACAAAAAATATGCTGATACTAAAACAATGGTAAGTTATTTTTTACACACGGGACGCAATGTGATTTTAAATCACAACTTTAACACAAACTCATCATACTTAAAAAGCTTTTATACCCCATTAGAGCTTACCATACTCAAACAAATCGCCTTAGAACTTGGGAGTGAATTTAGCGTTAATGAGTTATTAAAAACTCTAAAAAACAGTATAAAAATTTCCAAAGATACCTTATATAAAAGCATAGAAAAACTAGAATCAAACTATACTTTATATTTTGTAAAAAATCTTGAAAAGAATTTAAAAAAAGTATATTTTTGGGACTTTTCACTAAAAAATTCCCTAAGCATACAAAAAGACTTTAGTACTTTGTTTGAAAATTTGATTTTAAGTGAGTTATTTAAATTTAAGCAAAAAATTTTTTATACTAAACATTTTGATTTTTACTTACCAAGTCTTAAAAATGCATTTTTATGCTCACCCTTTAAAGATAAAGATTTGCTTAGCTTAAAAGTCAAAAAAATCCTTAGCAAAAATCAACTTACGCTTTCGACTATTTATATCATCACGCTTTCACAAAGAGATGAGTTTTTCGTTGAAGGGATGCGCGTGATGATTTTACCTTTTGATGAGTGGGCCTTGGGTAATTAG
- a CDS encoding glucosaminidase domain-containing protein, producing the protein MKLIVILLSSVLFLKAEFIAGFDEQYYALSIKEKREVFIKKINALLDVSFKEIEKEKEFIEFFFKEAIKNNFRKLNTNALQKLWFLKEKYRVKNLYDHKEYQVRIQKVPKSLAIAQAIIESATGTSRFAKEANNLFGEWTWGEKGLVPKERGEGKTHKIRIFDSLQESVDSYLLNLNRHDAYKEFRAWRWNAISENEKLDGKEAASHLEKYSEIKSNYTELILSIIEQYKLDELD; encoded by the coding sequence TTGAAGCTGATTGTAATTTTGCTTAGTAGTGTTTTATTTTTAAAAGCTGAATTTATAGCAGGTTTTGATGAACAATATTATGCTTTAAGTATAAAAGAAAAGCGTGAAGTTTTTATCAAAAAAATCAATGCTTTATTGGATGTTTCTTTTAAAGAGATAGAAAAGGAAAAAGAATTTATAGAATTTTTCTTTAAAGAAGCTATAAAGAATAATTTTAGAAAGTTAAATACTAATGCTTTGCAAAAACTATGGTTTTTAAAAGAAAAATACCGTGTTAAAAATTTATATGATCACAAAGAATATCAAGTACGCATCCAAAAGGTGCCAAAATCTTTAGCCATAGCTCAAGCAATTATTGAAAGTGCAACTGGTACAAGTCGTTTTGCTAAAGAGGCAAATAATTTATTTGGTGAGTGGACTTGGGGCGAAAAAGGTTTGGTGCCAAAGGAAAGAGGCGAGGGTAAAACCCATAAAATTCGTATATTTGATAGCTTGCAAGAAAGTGTGGATTCGTACCTGCTTAATTTAAATCGCCATGATGCTTATAAAGAATTCAGAGCTTGGCGGTGGAATGCGATAAGCGAAAATGAAAAGCTTGATGGTAAAGAAGCGGCAAGTCATTTAGAAAAATATTCAGAGATTAAAAGTAATTACACTGAGCTGATTTTATCCATCATCGAGCAATATAAGCTTGATGAGTTAGACTAA
- the rplB gene encoding 50S ribosomal protein L2 gives MAIKTYKPYTPSRRYITGVSSDDITAKASVRSLLVKLPAHAGRNNNGRITSRHKEAGAKKLYRIIDFKRRKFGIEGKVEAIEYDPYRNCRIALISYKDGEKRYILQPKGLSVGDVICAAESGLDIKPGNAMKLRNIPVGTIVHNIELKPGKGGQMIRSAGAYAQLMGKEEKYVILRLASGEMRQVLAECMASIGEVGNEEWSNVTIGKAGRNRHRGIRPQTRGSAMNPVDHPHGGGEGKKNSGRHPVTPWGKPTKGAKTRRKKASDKLIISRRKGK, from the coding sequence ATGGCAATTAAAACTTATAAACCATATACTCCAAGTAGAAGATACATCACAGGTGTAAGCTCTGATGATATCACAGCAAAAGCTAGTGTACGTTCATTACTTGTAAAACTTCCAGCTCATGCAGGTCGTAACAATAATGGTAGAATCACAAGCCGTCATAAAGAAGCAGGTGCTAAAAAACTTTACAGAATTATAGATTTTAAAAGAAGAAAATTTGGTATTGAAGGTAAAGTTGAAGCAATCGAGTACGATCCATACAGAAATTGTCGTATTGCATTAATCTCTTATAAAGATGGTGAAAAAAGATACATCTTGCAACCAAAAGGTTTAAGCGTTGGTGATGTTATTTGTGCTGCTGAAAGCGGACTTGACATTAAACCAGGTAATGCAATGAAATTAAGAAATATCCCAGTGGGTACTATCGTACACAATATCGAGTTAAAGCCAGGTAAAGGCGGTCAAATGATCCGTTCAGCGGGTGCTTATGCTCAATTAATGGGTAAAGAAGAAAAATACGTTATTTTAAGACTTGCAAGTGGTGAAATGAGACAAGTTTTAGCTGAATGTATGGCAAGTATCGGTGAAGTTGGTAATGAAGAATGGTCAAATGTGACTATCGGTAAAGCAGGTAGAAATCGCCATAGAGGTATTCGTCCTCAAACAAGAGGTTCTGCGATGAACCCAGTTGATCACCCGCACGGTGGGGGTGAAGGTAAGAAAAACTCAGGCCGTCATCCAGTTACTCCATGGGGTAAACCAACTAAAGGTGCTAAAACTCGCCGTAAAAAAGCTAGCGATAAGCTAATAATTTCAAGAAGAAAAGGAAAGTAA
- the rplP gene encoding 50S ribosomal protein L16, whose protein sequence is MLMPKRTKYRKMMKGRNRGYANRGTEFTFGDFALKATEAGRINSRQIEAARIALTRFVKRQGKTWIRVFPDKPLTKKPLETRMGKGKGAVEEWVMNIKPGRIIYEMAGVNEEMARQALTLAMHKLPFKTKFVTRESQNEIY, encoded by the coding sequence ATGTTAATGCCAAAAAGAACAAAATATCGTAAAATGATGAAAGGGCGTAACAGAGGTTATGCCAACAGAGGGACTGAATTTACTTTTGGTGATTTTGCCCTAAAAGCAACTGAAGCTGGCCGTATCAATTCACGTCAAATCGAAGCAGCTCGTATTGCTTTAACTCGTTTTGTAAAAAGACAAGGTAAAACTTGGATTAGAGTTTTCCCAGATAAACCTCTAACTAAAAAACCTTTAGAAACTCGTATGGGTAAAGGTAAAGGTGCAGTTGAGGAATGGGTAATGAACATTAAACCAGGTCGTATTATTTATGAAATGGCAGGGGTTAATGAAGAAATGGCAAGACAAGCTTTAACTTTAGCGATGCACAAATTGCCATTTAAAACTAAGTTTGTTACAAGAGAGAGCCAAAATGAAATATACTGA
- the rpsJ gene encoding 30S ribosomal protein S10, producing the protein MERIRLKLKAYDHRVLDRTVAAIVEAVKRTGADIRGPVPMPTKIKRYTVLKSPHINKDSREQFEMRIHARMLDIVAATPDTVDSLTKLDLAPEVNVEVRAMGK; encoded by the coding sequence ATGGAAAGAATCAGGCTTAAGCTAAAAGCTTATGACCACAGAGTTCTAGATCGCACAGTTGCAGCAATTGTAGAAGCTGTTAAAAGAACAGGTGCTGACATCAGAGGTCCAGTGCCAATGCCTACAAAAATCAAAAGATACACAGTTTTGAAATCTCCACACATCAATAAAGATTCACGCGAACAATTTGAGATGAGAATTCATGCTCGTATGCTTGATATTGTAGCAGCTACTCCAGATACAGTAGATTCACTCACTAAGCTTGACTTGGCTCCAGAGGTCAATGTTGAAGTAAGAGCTATGGGTAAATAA
- the coaE gene encoding dephospho-CoA kinase (Dephospho-CoA kinase (CoaE) performs the final step in coenzyme A biosynthesis.) yields the protein MQNAYFVTSSIAGGKSSFIKIVQNLGFDTLSADVIAHELLNENANFIAKLFNNDDLIITGKIDRKKLGTIVFNDLNAKKKLEDFLHPKIKEAILQKAQILDKKNKAFFIELPLFFENNHYQNLGKSILIYTPKELLLQRLMQRDNLDENEALKRINLQLDIEEKLKKADFVIKNTSGYENFEKNVLNFLKHTLKVEK from the coding sequence ATGCAAAATGCTTATTTTGTAACTTCAAGTATAGCGGGTGGAAAGTCAAGCTTTATAAAAATAGTTCAAAATTTGGGTTTTGATACTTTAAGTGCAGATGTGATAGCTCATGAGCTTTTAAATGAAAATGCAAATTTTATAGCTAAGCTTTTTAACAATGATGATTTAATCATAACAGGAAAAATAGATAGAAAAAAACTTGGCACTATTGTATTTAATGATTTAAATGCCAAAAAAAAGTTAGAAGATTTTTTACATCCTAAAATCAAAGAAGCTATTTTACAAAAAGCCCAAATTTTAGATAAAAAAAACAAGGCTTTTTTTATAGAACTGCCTTTATTTTTTGAAAATAATCACTATCAGAATTTGGGAAAAAGTATATTGATTTATACTCCAAAAGAACTTTTACTTCAAAGATTAATGCAAAGAGATAATTTAGATGAAAATGAAGCCTTAAAAAGAATTAACTTGCAACTTGATATAGAAGAAAAACTAAAAAAAGCAGATTTTGTGATAAAAAATACTTCAGGTTATGAAAATTTTGAGAAAAATGTGCTAAATTTTTTAAAACACACTTTAAAGGTTGAAAAATGA
- the rplD gene encoding 50S ribosomal protein L4, whose translation MSKVTVLNDKFEKASELDLPAKYAEVNPHNLYLYVKSYLASLRANTAHTKGRSDVSGGGKKPWRQKGRGGARAGSTRTNVWVGGAVAFGPTNNRNYFQKVNKKQKRLALERALADKAQNNALFSVDSLSIESGKTKDANAVIKKLGLKDALIVKDLLDEKTLLAFRNLANCYVVDISEVNAYLVSVFNAVIIEKAALESIVKEG comes from the coding sequence ATGAGTAAAGTAACTGTTTTAAATGATAAGTTTGAAAAAGCTAGTGAACTCGATCTTCCAGCAAAATATGCAGAAGTTAATCCTCACAACCTTTATTTATATGTAAAATCTTATCTTGCTAGCCTTAGAGCAAACACAGCTCATACTAAAGGTAGAAGCGATGTAAGCGGTGGTGGTAAAAAACCATGGAGACAAAAAGGTCGTGGTGGTGCAAGAGCAGGTTCAACAAGAACGAATGTTTGGGTTGGTGGTGCCGTAGCATTTGGTCCTACAAACAATCGTAATTATTTCCAAAAAGTTAATAAAAAACAAAAACGCTTAGCGCTTGAAAGAGCATTGGCTGATAAAGCACAAAACAATGCATTATTCTCAGTAGATAGTTTAAGCATTGAAAGCGGTAAAACAAAAGATGCAAATGCAGTTATTAAAAAGCTTGGTTTAAAAGATGCTTTAATTGTAAAAGATTTACTAGATGAAAAAACACTTCTTGCTTTTAGAAACTTAGCAAATTGCTATGTAGTTGATATTAGCGAAGTAAATGCTTATTTAGTATCTGTATTTAATGCTGTTATCATTGAAAAAGCAGCGCTTGAATCTATCGTAAAAGAGGGTTAA
- the rpmC gene encoding 50S ribosomal protein L29, producing MKYTEIKDKTAGELATMLKEKKVLLFTLRQKLKTMQLTNPKEISEVKKDIARINTAISALK from the coding sequence ATGAAATATACTGAGATTAAAGATAAAACAGCAGGTGAGCTTGCAACAATGCTAAAAGAAAAAAAGGTGCTTTTATTTACTTTAAGACAAAAGCTAAAAACAATGCAGCTAACTAATCCTAAAGAGATTAGCGAAGTTAAAAAAGACATCGCTAGAATCAATACTGCAATTAGCGCTTTAAAATAA
- the rplV gene encoding 50S ribosomal protein L22 — translation MSRALIKFIRLSPTKARLIAREVQGMNAELALASLKFMPNKGAKFIANAISSAVANGGFEANEVVVSSCRVDAGAVLKRFRPRARGSASRIRKPTSHILVEVSKVEASAEKTTKAKKASVKKES, via the coding sequence ATGAGTAGAGCGTTAATTAAATTCATAAGATTATCTCCAACTAAAGCGAGATTGATTGCTAGAGAAGTTCAAGGTATGAATGCAGAGCTTGCATTAGCTAGTTTGAAATTTATGCCAAATAAAGGTGCTAAATTTATAGCAAATGCTATTTCAAGTGCTGTAGCAAATGGCGGATTTGAAGCAAATGAAGTTGTTGTTTCAAGTTGTCGTGTTGATGCTGGTGCGGTTTTAAAAAGATTTAGACCAAGAGCTAGAGGAAGTGCTAGTCGTATTAGAAAGCCAACTTCACACATTTTGGTAGAAGTTAGTAAAGTAGAAGCAAGTGCTGAAAAAACTACAAAAGCTAAAAAAGCATCAGTGAAAAAGGAAAGCTAA
- the purM gene encoding phosphoribosylformylglycinamidine cyclo-ligase → MNISYEDAGVSIDNGNAFVEAIKPLVKETFNENVLGGIGSFSGAFAMPSGFKNPVMLAATDGVGTKLRLAIDSQKFDTIGEDLVAMCVNDLICNFATPLFFLDYYATAKLDVEVAKKVVAGIANGCKKANCALIGGETAEMPGMYHSNDFDLAGFSVGMAEKDEIDRRNFVKNGDILLALPSSGLHSNGYSLARKVLFEAQNLKFDDKIESKNLIDILLEPTRIYVKDFLKLKPFINALAHITGGGLVENLPRVFPRGIGAIIRKHHLKTPEIFYQIGQSVEEAEMYRSFNMGVGLVMVVDPSNVGKVLESSDAYVIGEVVLNEGVILE, encoded by the coding sequence ATGAATATAAGCTATGAAGATGCGGGCGTAAGTATAGATAATGGCAATGCTTTTGTAGAAGCGATCAAGCCTTTAGTAAAAGAAACTTTTAATGAAAATGTTTTAGGTGGCATAGGCTCTTTTTCAGGTGCTTTTGCTATGCCGAGTGGTTTTAAAAATCCTGTTATGTTAGCAGCAACTGATGGAGTGGGTACGAAGTTGCGCCTTGCTATTGATAGTCAAAAATTTGACACCATAGGCGAGGACTTAGTAGCAATGTGTGTGAATGATTTAATTTGCAACTTTGCTACACCTTTGTTTTTTCTAGACTATTATGCAACTGCAAAGCTAGATGTAGAAGTTGCTAAAAAAGTTGTAGCAGGGATTGCTAATGGTTGTAAAAAAGCAAATTGTGCCTTAATAGGCGGAGAAACTGCTGAAATGCCTGGAATGTATCATAGTAACGATTTTGACTTAGCAGGTTTTTCAGTGGGTATGGCTGAAAAAGATGAAATCGATAGAAGAAATTTTGTAAAAAATGGAGATATTTTACTAGCTCTACCTAGTAGTGGGCTTCATTCTAATGGATATTCTTTAGCTAGAAAAGTACTATTTGAAGCACAAAATCTTAAATTTGATGATAAAATAGAGAGTAAAAATTTAATCGATATCTTACTTGAACCTACAAGAATTTATGTAAAAGACTTTTTAAAATTAAAACCATTCATTAATGCACTAGCTCATATAACAGGTGGTGGTTTGGTAGAAAATTTACCTAGAGTTTTCCCAAGAGGAATAGGCGCAATTATTAGAAAACATCATTTAAAAACTCCTGAAATTTTTTACCAAATAGGCCAAAGTGTAGAAGAGGCTGAAATGTATAGAAGCTTTAATATGGGTGTGGGTTTAGTTATGGTAGTAGATCCATCTAATGTAGGAAAAGTTTTAGAAAGCTCAGACGCTTACGTAATAGGCGAAGTTGTGCTAAATGAAGGGGTTATTTTAGAGTGA
- the rplC gene encoding 50S ribosomal protein L3, producing the protein MEYIVEKIGMSRTISTPSIPVTLLKLVQTKVCEVENGKALVAYVKGKANNKCIAGQQKKYNLSAEYNRFASLEVANTEAGDIDLNPLKEASILKVSFNSKGRGYSGVVKRHGFAGGPASHGSRFHRRHGSIGNREWPGRVQPGMKMAGHYGNVKVTVKNEVVSFDEENGILVVKGAVPGFNGAMGKIRIAK; encoded by the coding sequence ATGGAATACATTGTAGAAAAAATTGGTATGAGTAGAACAATCAGCACACCAAGCATTCCTGTAACCTTACTTAAACTTGTTCAAACTAAAGTATGTGAAGTGGAAAATGGAAAAGCTTTGGTTGCTTATGTAAAAGGCAAAGCAAATAATAAATGCATTGCAGGTCAGCAAAAAAAATACAATCTTTCAGCTGAATATAATAGATTTGCTTCTTTAGAAGTAGCAAACACAGAAGCAGGCGATATTGATCTTAATCCTTTAAAAGAAGCTTCTATTTTAAAAGTAAGCTTTAATTCTAAAGGTAGAGGTTATAGTGGGGTTGTTAAAAGACATGGATTTGCCGGAGGTCCTGCAAGTCATGGTTCAAGATTCCACAGACGCCACGGATCAATCGGTAACCGCGAATGGCCAGGTCGTGTTCAACCAGGTATGAAAATGGCAGGTCATTATGGTAATGTAAAAGTTACTGTTAAAAATGAAGTGGTTTCATTTGATGAAGAAAATGGCATCTTAGTAGTAAAAGGTGCGGTACCAGGATTTAATGGTGCTATGGGTAAAATAAGGATTGCAAAATGA
- the dapF gene encoding diaminopimelate epimerase: MKFYKYCASGNDFVVFADNEKKDRSELAKILCNRYEGIGADGLIVVVPHDRYDFEWEFYNCDGSKASMCGNGSRAAAHFAHHYLKKSQYLNFLTGAGLIKSFVDDDIVEIKLSGVKDIKEAFEYKGRIWQGCNTGVPHIVTFVDDLNEFDVNLCKEVRKRYNANVNFAKVEDDKFIRVRTYERGVEDETLACGTGMGACFYLAYLNQEAKDDILVKPKSNESLYFRLEEDQIFFRGKVKCCFEADCNFA; the protein is encoded by the coding sequence ATGAAATTTTACAAGTACTGTGCTAGTGGGAATGATTTTGTGGTGTTTGCAGATAATGAAAAAAAAGATCGTAGCGAATTAGCTAAAATTCTTTGTAATCGTTATGAGGGCATAGGCGCTGATGGGCTTATAGTAGTTGTGCCTCATGATAGATATGATTTTGAATGGGAATTTTATAATTGCGATGGGAGCAAGGCAAGTATGTGCGGTAATGGCTCGCGTGCAGCAGCTCATTTTGCTCATCATTATTTAAAAAAATCTCAATATTTAAATTTCTTAACTGGCGCAGGACTTATAAAATCTTTTGTTGATGATGATATAGTCGAAATCAAACTTAGCGGGGTAAAAGATATCAAAGAAGCTTTTGAGTATAAAGGTAGAATTTGGCAAGGCTGTAATACTGGCGTTCCGCATATAGTAACCTTTGTTGATGATTTAAATGAATTTGATGTAAATTTATGCAAAGAAGTGCGTAAAAGATACAATGCAAATGTTAATTTTGCTAAAGTAGAAGATGATAAATTTATAAGAGTTAGAACTTATGAACGCGGGGTGGAAGATGAGACTTTAGCTTGCGGTACGGGCATGGGGGCATGTTTTTATCTAGCGTATTTAAATCAAGAGGCAAAAGATGATATTTTGGTAAAACCAAAAAGTAACGAAAGTTTGTATTTTAGATTAGAAGAGGATCAAATATTTTTTAGAGGAAAGGTGAAGTGTTGTTTTGAAGCTGATTGTAATTTTGCTTAG
- a CDS encoding 50S ribosomal protein L23: MADITDIKTILYTEKSLNLQEQGVVVIQTSPKMTKNGLKEVLREYFGVTPVRINSLKMDGKVKRFRGREGQRNSFKKFYVKLPEGVSLESSEA; this comes from the coding sequence ATGGCAGATATTACTGATATAAAAACAATACTTTACACTGAAAAAAGCTTAAACCTTCAAGAGCAAGGTGTTGTAGTTATTCAAACTTCTCCAAAAATGACTAAAAATGGTCTAAAAGAAGTTTTAAGAGAATATTTTGGTGTAACTCCAGTAAGAATTAATTCTTTAAAAATGGATGGAAAAGTAAAGCGTTTTAGAGGTCGTGAAGGTCAAAGAAATAGCTTTAAAAAATTCTATGTTAAGCTACCAGAAGGTGTGAGCTTAGAAAGTTCGGAGGCATAA
- the rpsS gene encoding 30S ribosomal protein S19, producing the protein MARSLKKGPFVDDHVMKKVIAAKKANDGKPIKTWSRRSTIIPDMIGLTFNVHNGKSFIPVYVTENHIGYKLGEFAPTRTFKGHKGSVQKKIGK; encoded by the coding sequence ATGGCTAGGTCACTAAAAAAAGGTCCTTTTGTTGATGACCATGTAATGAAAAAAGTCATCGCTGCTAAAAAAGCTAACGATGGTAAGCCAATTAAAACTTGGTCAAGACGCAGCACTATTATACCTGATATGATAGGTTTAACTTTTAATGTTCATAATGGAAAAAGCTTTATCCCAGTATATGTTACTGAAAATCATATCGGTTACAAATTAGGTGAATTTGCACCTACTAGAACATTTAAGGGTCACAAAGGCTCTGTTCAGAAAAAAATAGGTAAGTAA
- the rpsC gene encoding 30S ribosomal protein S3 has product MGQKVNPIGLRLGINRNWESRWFPTKANLAENIGEDYKIRTFLKRKLYYAGISQILVERTAKKLRVTVVAARPGIIIGKKGSDVDILRKELQDLIKKEVNINIKEERKAGASAQLAAESVATQLEKRIAFRRAMKKVIQGAQKAGAKGIKVSVSGRLGGAEMARTEWYLEGRVPLHTLRAKIDYGFAEAHTTYGNIGIKVWIFKGEVLQKGVQPEKTEENAPAKKTRRARRGK; this is encoded by the coding sequence ATGGGACAAAAAGTAAATCCGATTGGTTTAAGACTAGGAATTAATAGAAATTGGGAATCAAGATGGTTTCCTACAAAAGCTAATTTAGCAGAAAATATTGGTGAAGATTATAAAATCAGAACTTTCTTAAAAAGAAAACTTTATTATGCAGGAATTAGCCAAATTCTTGTAGAAAGAACAGCGAAAAAATTAAGAGTAACTGTTGTAGCTGCAAGACCAGGGATTATTATTGGTAAAAAAGGTAGTGATGTTGATATTTTAAGAAAAGAACTTCAAGATTTAATCAAAAAAGAAGTTAATATCAATATCAAAGAAGAAAGAAAAGCAGGTGCTTCAGCTCAGCTTGCAGCTGAAAGTGTTGCTACTCAACTTGAAAAAAGAATTGCTTTTAGAAGAGCAATGAAAAAAGTAATTCAAGGAGCGCAAAAAGCAGGTGCTAAAGGGATTAAAGTTTCAGTTTCAGGCCGTTTAGGTGGTGCTGAAATGGCAAGAACTGAATGGTACTTAGAAGGTCGTGTTCCACTTCACACTTTAAGAGCAAAAATTGATTACGGTTTTGCAGAAGCACATACTACTTATGGAAATATAGGTATTAAAGTATGGATCTTCAAAGGTGAAGTTTTACAAAAGGGTGTTCAACCTGAAAAAACCGAAGAAAACGCTCCAGCTAAAAAAACTAGAAGAGCAAGAAGAGGTAAATAA
- the dcuC gene encoding C4-dicarboxylate transporter DcuC — protein MEVFLSVVATLFCVFLVAYFILNKYNPIFTFFLSGIVILIIISLATGESVLKQSLGNPVFDVFGFVTQTFKTNLAGVGLIIMSVAGFAAYMKHINASAKLAFVANKPLGKIKNKYLVLSGTFVVGMALKIVISSYTGLLLLLLASIYPVLITIGIRPITAVSVLSLIALDYGPKDGNSINLADMVGIENVVAMFFEYQIYPVIAYVVVIALLIPFYYSYMDKKDLAKGVVDNIEHMEIKNPNCPLFYIFLPWLPIVFLFCAYFANLYGYKVKLDVVSANFLSISLVFILEYVRHKDAKKLADDLMVILKAMAEIFVSVVCIIIAASIFAEGIKALKGIEHLALAVSSMGASAVLLTIIVLSFIVYFASVIMGSGIAAFNAFGRLAPDIAQKLGINPVSLALPLEIASCLGRAASPISGGILALAGFAKLDPIAIVKRSTPMLLVGMALNILIAWYFA, from the coding sequence ATGGAGGTTTTTCTTTCTGTCGTGGCTACTTTATTTTGTGTGTTTTTAGTAGCCTATTTTATTCTTAACAAATACAATCCTATCTTTACTTTTTTTCTCTCAGGTATTGTTATCTTAATCATCATTTCTTTAGCAACTGGTGAGTCTGTGCTAAAACAAAGCTTAGGAAATCCTGTTTTTGATGTCTTTGGCTTTGTAACTCAAACTTTTAAAACTAATTTAGCTGGTGTGGGGCTTATTATAATGTCTGTTGCAGGTTTTGCAGCTTATATGAAACACATTAATGCTTCGGCAAAGTTAGCTTTTGTAGCAAATAAACCACTAGGCAAGATTAAAAATAAATACCTAGTTTTAAGTGGAACTTTTGTGGTGGGTATGGCTTTAAAAATAGTTATTTCAAGCTACACAGGATTGTTGCTTTTATTGCTTGCTTCGATTTATCCTGTTTTAATCACCATAGGAATTCGTCCTATTACTGCTGTATCAGTTTTATCATTAATTGCACTTGATTATGGTCCTAAAGATGGAAATTCTATAAATTTAGCAGATATGGTAGGCATTGAAAATGTTGTTGCTATGTTTTTTGAATACCAAATTTATCCTGTTATAGCTTACGTTGTTGTGATAGCTTTGCTTATTCCGTTTTATTATAGTTATATGGATAAAAAAGACTTAGCAAAAGGTGTTGTGGATAATATCGAACACATGGAAATAAAAAACCCAAATTGTCCTTTATTTTATATTTTCTTGCCTTGGCTTCCTATAGTGTTTTTATTTTGTGCTTATTTTGCAAATTTATATGGATATAAAGTGAAGCTAGATGTGGTGAGTGCCAATTTTTTAAGTATAAGTTTGGTTTTTATTTTAGAGTATGTTAGACATAAAGACGCAAAAAAACTTGCAGATGATTTGATGGTGATACTAAAAGCTATGGCAGAAATTTTTGTAAGTGTTGTTTGTATTATCATTGCAGCTTCTATTTTTGCAGAAGGTATTAAAGCGTTAAAAGGTATAGAGCATTTAGCCTTAGCAGTTTCTTCTATGGGGGCTTCTGCTGTGTTGCTTACTATTATAGTTTTAAGCTTTATTGTGTATTTTGCAAGTGTGATTATGGGTAGTGGGATTGCTGCTTTTAATGCTTTTGGAAGACTTGCTCCAGATATTGCTCAAAAACTAGGGATTAATCCTGTCTCACTAGCTTTGCCACTTGAGATTGCTTCTTGTTTAGGGCGTGCTGCCTCGCCGATATCGGGTGGAATTTTAGCCTTAGCAGGCTTTGCAAAATTAGATCCTATAGCCATTGTTAAAAGATCTACTCCTATGTTGCTTGTAGGAATGGCTTTGAATATCCTAATAGCTTGGTATTTTGCATAA